A genomic window from Phoenix dactylifera cultivar Barhee BC4 chromosome 7, palm_55x_up_171113_PBpolish2nd_filt_p, whole genome shotgun sequence includes:
- the LOC103702306 gene encoding transcription factor bHLH48-like, which translates to MEPTRSSGAGSGNSGTYTPEIAESLRFEEEIQSLMRENTVHPSLEPPPATGGSSFTALLGLPANQAVELLHDPDSGDSPAASGGCEMWRFRLRDPKVMTLPSGCSPTFPSNASLVERAARFSIFAAEDSPEAASVPSHTHSSDHSPKPKAEPPDSDSQPICPIPGERPQRPAKRKEAEKGIKVKGPAKKGRSAEEGSAKVAEDNTGGDKLPYVHVRARRGQATDSHSLAERARRGKINARMKLLQELVPGCSKISGTALVLDEIINHVQSLQRQVELLSMRLAAVNPRIDFSGVDSFLSAECGRVAVGNGRGGVGMEQSAWMEAPAVNGGRRQQQQLQQQQIWHVDSVHPHQMPSVWERDDPSHLFNPGSSLLGYEPANSASLHINQLKTEL; encoded by the exons ATGGAGCCAACGCGAAGCTCCGGCGCCGGATCTGGGAATTCCGGCACCTACACGCCGGAAATCGCGGAATCCCTCCGGTTCGAGGAGGAGATCCAGAGCTTGATGAGGGAAAACACGGTGCACCCCAGCCTCGAGCCCCCGCCGGCTACCGGCGGCAGCTCGTTCACGGCCCTTCTCGGCCTTCCGGCCAACCAGGCCGTGGAGCTCCTGCACGACCCGGACTCCGGAGACTCCCCTGCCGCCTCCGGCGGCTGCGAGATGTGGCGGTTCCGGCTGAGGGATCCCAAAGTCATGACCCTCCCATCCGGCTGCTCCCCGACCTTCCCCTCCAACGCCTCCCTGGTCGAGCGGGCGGCGAGGTTCTCCATCTTCGCCGCCGAGGACTCTCCGGAGGCGGCCTCCGTCCCGTCTCACACCCACTCCAGCGACCACTCCCCGAAGCCCAAGGCCGAGCCTCCAGACTCCGACTCCCAGCCGATCTGCCCAATCCCCGGCGAGCGGCCGCAGCGGCCGGCGAAGAGGAAAGAGGCAGAGAAAGGCATCAAG GTAAAAGGGCCCGCGAAGAAGGGCAGGAGCGCGGAGGAGGGGAGCGCGAAGGTCGCGGAGGACAATACCGGCGGTGATAAGCTCCCCTACGTGCACGTCCGAGCTCGTCGAGGTCAAGCCACGGATAGTCACAGCCTCGCGGAGAGA GCGCGAAGGGGAAAAATAAATGCTCGGATGAAGCTCCTCCAAGAACTGGTCCCCGGCTGCAGCAAG ATATCGGGTACGGCCCTAGTGCTGGATGAAATCATCAACCATGTACAGTCCCTCCAACGGCAGGTTGAG CTCTTGTCGATGAGGCTGGCAGCGGTGAACCCCAGGATCGACTTTAGCGGCGTCGACAGCTTTTTATCGGCGGAG TGTGGACGTGTGGCGGTGGGCAATGGACGGGGTGGGGTCGGGATGGAGCAGTCGGCGTGGATGGAGGCCCCGGCGGTAAACGGGGGtcgacggcagcagcagcagctacAGCAACAGCAGATCTGGCATGTTGACTCGGTGCACCCGCATCAGATGCCGTCCGTGTGGGAAAGGGACGATCCATCCCACCTCTTCAACCCGGGAAGCTCGCTTTTGGGCTACGAGCCCGCCAATTCCG